Proteins encoded by one window of Cyclobacteriaceae bacterium:
- a CDS encoding DUF4406 domain-containing protein, whose protein sequence is MSNTKPLLILVAGPYRSGTNDNPELIAQNVKAMTDTALELYRKGHMPVLGEWFALPLIEAAGSKEIGDDIFNEIFHPIAVKLITHCDAVLRIGGASSGADEMVRVGREKGKLIFSDISEISTLPGN, encoded by the coding sequence ATGTCTAATACAAAACCCCTCCTCATCCTCGTAGCCGGACCGTACCGGTCGGGCACAAACGATAACCCCGAATTGATTGCCCAAAACGTAAAAGCCATGACCGACACCGCGCTTGAGCTTTACCGCAAAGGGCACATGCCGGTATTGGGCGAATGGTTTGCCTTGCCTTTGATTGAAGCTGCAGGGTCAAAAGAAATTGGTGATGACATCTTCAATGAAATTTTTCACCCGATCGCGGTTAAGCTGATTACGCACTGCGATGCTGTGTTGCGGATAGGCGGTGCTTCCAGCGGGGCCGATGAAATGGTTCGGGTTGGCAGGGAAAAGGGTAAACTTATTTTTTCCGATATCTCCGAAATATCCACCTTGCCGGGTAACTAA
- a CDS encoding Na/Pi symporter: MEQPLPQTPLQPQPPYWDRIRKILYILGTLVLFVFALDLMISSLQHLGKTAAEAILLATSNPFTGLFIGLLIAAMLQSSSTATSLVVALVASGSITIDSAIPIIMGANVGTTITSTIVSLGFINKRKEFRRAIAAGTYHDFFNILTVSILFPLEYYNGILSNLAGWIAENFFTISSTTPSGSFSPTFRGFSPVIEFLVNTIPSGFLLALLSVALLFVSILLFRKLISGLLMASSPEKFSRFFFKNTFKSFFWGLATTAAIRSSTITTSVVVPIVAQKIITLRKAVPFILGANIGTTVTAFIAAILNSSSSSAITIAIAHFLFNFIGVLVFFPIPILRDIPIAMANGMGRLTTRYRLTGFVYLLAVFFFIPFSLIYLNKDSTEVLELTYSKINHLTGDSSTYRIVSKQQIRSQSGEWLIYRRNTIDPDEIHPVYKKNNVLFINKEMILFNEPGFCWDGENREGKYQLCVDKVLPRYALSEALSFDSVYVYTQRYYNHPDSAVSTVYVSAQYPIVLQSVRTQYGKPVETRKITRFERK; the protein is encoded by the coding sequence TTGGAACAACCGCTTCCACAAACGCCACTTCAACCTCAACCCCCGTATTGGGATCGGATTAGAAAAATCCTGTACATACTGGGTACGCTGGTGCTGTTTGTATTTGCGCTTGATTTGATGATCTCATCCCTGCAACACCTGGGGAAAACGGCTGCCGAAGCCATTCTATTGGCTACATCCAATCCCTTTACCGGATTATTTATCGGGTTGCTGATTGCCGCCATGCTGCAAAGCAGTTCCACGGCCACCAGTCTGGTGGTAGCCTTGGTGGCTTCCGGTTCCATTACCATCGACAGCGCCATACCGATTATTATGGGGGCCAACGTGGGCACCACCATTACCAGCACCATTGTTTCGCTTGGGTTTATCAATAAACGAAAAGAATTCAGGCGCGCTATTGCAGCCGGTACGTACCACGATTTTTTCAACATCCTAACGGTATCGATTCTCTTCCCGTTGGAGTACTATAATGGTATCCTATCCAATTTAGCCGGCTGGATTGCAGAAAACTTTTTCACCATCAGCAGCACCACACCATCAGGCTCCTTCTCACCTACCTTTCGTGGGTTCAGTCCGGTGATTGAGTTTTTGGTGAATACCATTCCAAGCGGATTTTTGCTGGCGCTGCTCTCAGTCGCCCTACTATTTGTTTCTATTCTGTTGTTTCGCAAGCTGATCTCCGGTTTGCTCATGGCCAGCTCACCCGAAAAATTCAGTCGCTTCTTTTTTAAGAACACATTCAAATCGTTTTTCTGGGGATTAGCCACTACCGCAGCCATCCGCTCCAGCACCATCACCACATCGGTTGTGGTTCCGATTGTGGCACAAAAAATTATTACGCTGCGTAAAGCGGTTCCGTTTATTCTTGGGGCAAACATCGGCACTACGGTAACAGCTTTCATTGCTGCCATCCTGAATTCAAGTTCATCAAGCGCCATCACCATCGCCATTGCACACTTTCTGTTCAACTTCATTGGTGTGCTCGTATTTTTTCCAATACCCATATTGCGTGACATACCCATCGCCATGGCTAATGGTATGGGCCGACTCACTACGCGGTACAGGCTGACCGGTTTTGTGTATCTCCTGGCGGTATTCTTTTTCATTCCGTTCTCCCTTATCTATCTGAATAAAGACTCTACGGAAGTATTGGAATTAACGTATTCAAAAATTAATCACCTCACTGGTGACAGTTCCACTTACCGCATCGTTTCCAAACAACAAATTCGCAGTCAGAGTGGCGAGTGGTTGATTTACAGACGCAACACCATCGATCCGGATGAAATACATCCGGTGTATAAAAAGAACAACGTGCTGTTCATCAACAAAGAGATGATTCTGTTCAATGAACCCGGCTTTTGCTGGGATGGTGAAAACCGTGAAGGAAAATATCAACTCTGTGTGGATAAAGTTTTACCTCGTTATGCGTTGAGTGAAGCCTTGAGTTTCGATTCTGTTTATGTGTATACGCAACGGTATTACAACCATCCTGATTCGGCCGTAAGCACGGTATACGTAAGCGCCCAATATCCCATTGTTTTGCAAAGCGTTCGTACACAGTATGGCAAGCCTGTAGAAACCCGTAAAATCACCCGATTTGAGCGCAAATAG
- the secA gene encoding preprotein translocase subunit SecA, whose product MLKFIAKIFGTKSEKDIKRIMPLVEQTKQEESKLGALTNDQLREQTQQVQEEINAFLKDIDDQLAALHKRIEENPELNISEKESIFAEIDKLEQDRNKELEKVLLKVLPKAFAIIRETARRFKENSVIEVTANDMDREFAAKFQHIKIEGDKALWHNQWIAAGNLITWDMVHYDVQIIGGIVLHEGKIAEMATGEGKTLVATFPAFLNALARRGVHVVTVNNYLSVRDSEWMAPLFQFHGMRVDCVDKHEPNSIARRNAYLADITYGTNNEFGFDYLRDNMARDPQELVQRGHHFAMVDEVDSVLIDEARTPLIISGPIPKGDEHEFYDLKPRIFKLVEAQKKLVAEYLIQAKKQIAEGNEKDGGLALFRAFRGLPKNKPLIKYLSETGIKAVLQKTENFYLQDNKRNMPEADKPLYFIIDEKDNSVELTEKGIDLITGEGEDPKFFIMPEIGTELNKLEKDLSLNDADRFQKKEAIIRDYQVKSQRIHSVNQLLKAYTLFEKDTEYIIVDGKVKIVDEQTGRVLDGRRYSDGLHQAIEAKENVKVEDATQTYATITLQNYFRMYHKLAGMTGTAETEAGEFWDIYKLDVVTIPTNRPITRKDQDDLVYKTVREKFNAVADEIVKLTEQGRPVLVGTTSVEISELVSRMLQIRKIKHQVLNAKQHQREADIVAEAGKPGTVTIATNMAGRGTDIKLTPESRAAGGLAIIGTERHESRRVDRQLRGRSGRQGDPGTSQFYVSLEDNLMRLFMPERIARVMDRLGLKEGEVIQHSMVTSSIERAQKKVEENNFGIRKRLLEYDNVMNSQREVIYKRRRNALYGERLELDILNMLNDITEEMVSNAKAANDYESLRLNALSVLGLDYEISKEDFEKGSEANLADDLYTKALEHYRKKNKLVADKALPVIKEIHKTRGATVENILVPFSDGSKNIGVVANLKKAVDTNNAELTRSMEKMITLAIIDQLWKEHLRDMDDLKQSVQTAVYEQKDPLLIYKFEGFELFKRFIGKVNEETISFLMKADIPAQEAGQVEEARSRSRQRFNEQKEESRSLLSGGGNQQPAATGRPPQEKVMPAKSEKVANRNDKVSVQYTDGRILRDVKYKKVEEDVLNNRCIIID is encoded by the coding sequence ATGTTAAAATTCATTGCGAAAATCTTCGGTACCAAATCAGAAAAGGACATTAAGCGCATCATGCCGCTGGTGGAACAAACCAAGCAGGAAGAAAGCAAACTTGGGGCGTTAACCAACGACCAGTTGCGGGAGCAAACCCAACAGGTACAGGAAGAAATCAACGCCTTTCTGAAAGATATAGATGATCAACTGGCGGCACTCCACAAACGAATCGAAGAAAATCCTGAACTCAACATCAGCGAAAAGGAATCCATCTTCGCGGAGATAGACAAACTGGAGCAAGACCGGAATAAGGAACTGGAAAAGGTATTACTAAAAGTTTTACCAAAAGCCTTCGCCATTATACGCGAAACCGCCAGACGCTTTAAAGAAAACAGCGTTATTGAAGTTACCGCTAACGACATGGACCGCGAGTTTGCGGCCAAATTCCAGCACATAAAAATTGAAGGTGACAAAGCCCTGTGGCACAACCAGTGGATAGCAGCCGGAAACCTGATTACCTGGGACATGGTGCACTACGATGTGCAAATCATAGGCGGTATTGTATTGCATGAAGGCAAGATTGCCGAAATGGCAACCGGTGAAGGAAAAACGTTAGTGGCCACCTTCCCTGCATTTTTGAATGCACTTGCCCGCAGAGGCGTGCACGTAGTTACGGTAAACAACTACCTCTCCGTTCGTGATAGCGAGTGGATGGCTCCATTATTCCAGTTTCATGGCATGCGTGTAGATTGTGTTGATAAGCACGAGCCAAACTCCATCGCCCGCAGAAATGCTTACCTGGCCGATATTACTTACGGTACCAACAACGAATTTGGTTTCGACTACTTGCGCGATAACATGGCACGCGATCCGCAGGAACTCGTACAGCGTGGACACCATTTCGCCATGGTGGATGAGGTGGACAGCGTGTTGATTGACGAAGCCCGTACTCCGCTGATCATTTCCGGTCCGATACCAAAAGGTGATGAGCACGAATTCTACGACCTGAAGCCACGCATTTTTAAACTGGTAGAAGCCCAGAAAAAATTAGTAGCTGAATACCTGATCCAGGCTAAAAAACAAATTGCAGAAGGCAATGAAAAAGATGGCGGCCTCGCCTTGTTCCGCGCGTTCCGCGGCTTGCCTAAAAACAAACCCCTTATCAAATACTTAAGCGAAACCGGTATTAAAGCCGTTCTGCAAAAAACCGAAAACTTCTACCTGCAGGATAACAAACGCAACATGCCGGAAGCGGACAAGCCGTTGTACTTCATCATCGATGAAAAAGACAATAGCGTGGAGCTTACCGAAAAAGGTATTGACCTGATTACCGGTGAAGGGGAAGATCCGAAGTTCTTTATCATGCCGGAGATCGGTACCGAGTTAAACAAACTCGAAAAAGATCTTTCACTAAACGATGCAGATCGCTTTCAGAAAAAAGAAGCGATCATCCGCGACTACCAGGTAAAATCGCAACGCATTCACAGTGTAAACCAATTATTGAAAGCATATACGCTGTTTGAAAAAGATACGGAATACATCATTGTTGACGGCAAAGTAAAAATTGTTGACGAGCAAACCGGTCGTGTGTTGGATGGCAGACGTTATTCCGATGGGCTGCACCAGGCCATTGAGGCAAAAGAAAATGTGAAGGTGGAAGATGCCACCCAAACCTACGCCACCATCACCTTGCAAAACTATTTCCGGATGTACCACAAACTTGCGGGTATGACCGGTACTGCCGAAACGGAAGCTGGAGAATTCTGGGACATTTACAAGTTGGATGTGGTGACCATTCCAACCAACCGTCCGATAACACGAAAAGATCAGGATGACCTGGTTTACAAAACTGTCCGTGAAAAATTCAATGCAGTAGCCGATGAAATTGTAAAACTGACCGAACAAGGCCGACCTGTATTGGTGGGTACTACTTCTGTTGAAATTTCAGAACTGGTAAGCCGCATGTTGCAGATCCGGAAGATCAAACACCAGGTATTGAACGCCAAACAACACCAACGCGAAGCCGATATTGTGGCTGAAGCTGGTAAGCCGGGCACTGTAACCATCGCCACCAACATGGCTGGTCGTGGTACGGATATCAAGCTTACGCCAGAATCGCGGGCTGCTGGTGGTTTGGCCATTATCGGTACCGAGCGCCACGAATCGCGCAGGGTTGACCGCCAGTTGCGCGGTCGTTCAGGTCGCCAGGGTGACCCCGGAACTTCACAGTTCTATGTTTCACTGGAAGATAACCTGATGCGTTTGTTCATGCCGGAACGCATTGCGCGTGTGATGGACCGTCTTGGCTTGAAGGAAGGCGAAGTGATTCAGCATTCGATGGTAACGAGTTCCATTGAACGCGCGCAGAAAAAAGTTGAGGAAAACAACTTCGGCATTCGTAAGCGCTTGTTGGAATACGATAACGTGATGAACTCGCAGCGCGAAGTAATTTACAAGCGCAGAAGAAATGCGCTGTATGGTGAACGTCTGGAGTTGGACATTCTGAACATGCTCAACGACATTACCGAAGAGATGGTGAGCAACGCCAAGGCAGCGAATGATTATGAAAGTCTACGGTTAAATGCATTGAGTGTATTAGGCCTCGATTACGAAATCAGCAAAGAAGATTTTGAAAAAGGAAGCGAAGCAAATCTTGCTGATGATCTGTACACAAAAGCGTTGGAGCATTACCGTAAGAAAAACAAACTCGTTGCCGACAAAGCTTTACCTGTAATCAAAGAGATTCACAAAACCCGTGGAGCAACCGTTGAAAATATTCTGGTGCCCTTCTCGGATGGCTCAAAAAATATTGGCGTAGTTGCCAACCTCAAAAAAGCCGTAGACACCAATAACGCAGAGTTAACGCGCTCGATGGAGAAGATGATCACGCTTGCCATCATCGATCAGCTTTGGAAGGAACACCTGCGCGACATGGACGATTTGAAACAATCCGTGCAAACGGCCGTGTACGAACAGAAAGATCCGTTGTTGATTTATAAGTTCGAGGGCTTTGAGTTGTTCAAACGCTTCATCGGCAAAGTGAACGAAGAAACCATCTCCTTCCTGATGAAGGCCGATATCCCTGCACAGGAAGCCGGACAAGTTGAAGAAGCCCGCTCACGGAGCCGGCAACGGTTCAATGAGCAGAAAGAAGAATCGCGCTCGCTGTTGAGTGGCGGTGGAAATCAGCAGCCTGCCGCAACCGGAAGGCCTCCACAGGAAAAAGTGATGCCGGCCAAATCAGAAAAAGTGGCCAACCGAAACGATAAAGTGTCGGTACAGTATACGGATGGTCGTATCTTGCGGGATGTGAAATACAAAAAAGTAGAAGAAGACGTTTTAAATAACCGTTGCATAATTATCGACTGA
- a CDS encoding M20 family metallopeptidase — protein sequence MNLLEKIKSLSTAYATDVVTMRRHIHANPELSYQEFNTAKYVATQLKSFGITPTEGVATTGVVAEIKGKNPDKKTIALRADMDALPIHEANEVPYKSKNAGVMHACGHDVHTSSLLGTARILNEIKNEFEGTVRLIFQPGEEKNPGGASFMIKEGVLENPKPASIIGQHVFPLLPVGKIGFREGMYMASSDEIFLRVIGKGGHGATPELTIDPVVIASHIIIALQQVISRNASPKQPTVLTFGKVVADGATNIIPNEVTIAGTFRAMDETWRKEGLQKIKTMAETLAESMGGKCEVKISHGYPFLQNNPEVTKRIRQAAEAYVGKENVVDIDLTLGSEDFAYYSQAIPASFYRLGTRNDAKGITSYVHTPTFNIDEDALSIGPGLMAWMAVKELGL from the coding sequence ATGAACCTGCTGGAAAAAATCAAGTCGCTTTCAACTGCATATGCTACCGATGTGGTAACCATGCGCAGGCATATACACGCCAATCCTGAATTATCATACCAGGAGTTTAACACGGCAAAATATGTTGCGACTCAACTTAAATCGTTTGGCATAACGCCCACGGAAGGTGTTGCCACCACAGGCGTTGTAGCTGAAATCAAAGGAAAAAATCCAGACAAAAAAACAATAGCCCTCCGGGCGGATATGGACGCTCTGCCGATTCATGAAGCGAATGAAGTTCCATACAAATCGAAAAATGCTGGAGTAATGCATGCTTGCGGACATGATGTGCACACGTCTTCGCTGCTCGGCACCGCACGAATCCTGAACGAAATCAAAAATGAATTTGAGGGCACCGTGCGTTTGATTTTTCAACCGGGGGAAGAAAAAAATCCGGGGGGTGCCTCATTCATGATCAAAGAAGGAGTGTTAGAGAATCCTAAGCCTGCTTCCATCATCGGGCAACATGTGTTTCCCTTATTGCCGGTGGGAAAGATTGGCTTTCGGGAAGGCATGTACATGGCCAGCAGTGATGAAATTTTTTTACGGGTAATCGGTAAAGGCGGGCATGGCGCCACACCCGAGCTAACCATCGATCCGGTGGTGATTGCTTCACACATCATCATTGCGTTGCAGCAGGTGATCAGTCGCAATGCTTCACCCAAACAACCTACCGTACTGACGTTTGGGAAAGTAGTGGCCGATGGCGCCACGAACATCATCCCCAATGAAGTAACGATTGCCGGAACGTTTCGCGCGATGGATGAAACCTGGCGCAAGGAAGGGCTTCAAAAAATAAAAACTATGGCTGAAACACTAGCCGAAAGCATGGGCGGAAAATGTGAAGTAAAAATTTCACACGGTTATCCGTTTCTGCAAAACAATCCTGAAGTAACCAAACGCATCCGGCAGGCAGCCGAGGCATATGTAGGAAAAGAAAATGTAGTAGACATTGACCTGACTTTAGGCAGTGAGGATTTTGCTTATTATTCGCAAGCGATTCCGGCATCCTTCTATCGTTTGGGTACACGGAATGATGCCAAAGGCATAACATCGTATGTGCACACCCCTACTTTTAATATCGATGAAGATGCCCTCTCCATCGGACCCGGACTGATGGCCTGGATGGCGGTGAAGGAGTTGGGACTATAA
- the dapF gene encoding diaminopimelate epimerase — protein sequence MKIPFHKYQATGNDFILVDNRSGAFSFSVDQIKKICDRKFGIGADGLILIEKHSSTDFNLNYYNSDGSQSLCGNGSRAAVQFASTLGLINGKTSFHAYDGLHDAELQSTGKIRLHMNDVSEVKEIGTNLFINTGSPHLICFVDDVGQYPVFEEGRKLRYDKQFEAQGGTNVNFVELQPNNTIFVRTYERGVENETLSCGTGVTAAALAASRQGYTSPVTVKTLGGELSVEFEQSGTPIFSHIYLNGPAKKVFEGVFEF from the coding sequence ATGAAAATTCCTTTCCATAAATACCAGGCTACGGGTAATGATTTTATCCTGGTTGATAACCGATCAGGAGCATTTTCATTTTCTGTTGATCAGATCAAAAAAATATGCGACCGTAAGTTTGGCATTGGTGCCGATGGACTAATCCTGATCGAAAAACATTCTTCCACGGATTTCAACCTCAACTACTACAACAGTGATGGTTCCCAAAGCCTCTGCGGAAATGGCAGCCGCGCAGCCGTGCAATTTGCTTCTACGCTGGGCTTGATTAACGGCAAAACTTCTTTTCATGCATATGATGGCCTGCACGATGCGGAACTTCAATCGACCGGAAAAATTCGGTTGCACATGAATGATGTGAGTGAAGTGAAAGAAATTGGCACAAACCTCTTCATCAACACGGGTTCGCCTCACCTGATTTGTTTTGTTGATGATGTTGGTCAATATCCCGTTTTTGAAGAAGGAAGAAAACTTCGCTACGACAAACAGTTTGAGGCACAAGGTGGAACCAACGTGAACTTTGTTGAGCTTCAGCCCAACAACACCATTTTTGTGCGCACCTATGAACGTGGTGTAGAAAACGAAACGCTATCATGCGGTACAGGCGTTACCGCTGCAGCGCTGGCCGCATCCCGCCAAGGGTACACATCACCGGTAACGGTTAAAACACTGGGCGGTGAATTATCGGTTGAATTTGAACAATCAGGTACCCCAATCTTCTCCCACATTTACCTGAATGGCCCTGCCAAAAAAGTATTCGAGGGCGTTTTCGAGTTCTGA
- a CDS encoding DUF4834 domain-containing protein, with product MLRILLLFVLIFYVLYKLGLFRVFVGSVKQGYSDPNDLNKRAGGNVNIDSAPPKEKRKGFKGGEYVDYEEVK from the coding sequence ATGCTTAGAATACTCCTCCTATTCGTCCTTATTTTCTACGTGCTCTACAAACTCGGGCTGTTCCGTGTATTTGTAGGCAGCGTAAAGCAGGGGTATTCTGATCCAAACGACCTGAATAAACGTGCTGGAGGTAATGTAAACATCGATTCGGCTCCACCGAAAGAAAAGCGCAAAGGCTTTAAAGGTGGAGAATATGTGGATTACGAAGAGGTAAAATAA
- a CDS encoding phage holin family protein — MLKETLLKFFKLEGLINNLTGYIETRLELVKYELKEDIARAMAKIAIVMVIALFFTLFLLFISVTAAYLLAELVGVYGGFGIVAGVYLILLLVVIFFREPISHKIELEIKKTLRHKKHQHHEGDGNG; from the coding sequence ATGTTAAAAGAAACGCTACTGAAATTTTTTAAGCTGGAAGGACTGATCAACAACCTGACGGGCTACATAGAAACCCGGCTGGAGTTGGTGAAGTACGAATTGAAAGAAGACATAGCGCGGGCGATGGCCAAAATTGCTATCGTGATGGTGATTGCGCTTTTCTTCACGCTGTTTCTGCTCTTCATCAGCGTAACGGCTGCGTACCTGCTGGCTGAGCTGGTGGGGGTATATGGTGGTTTTGGTATTGTGGCAGGCGTTTACCTGATTTTACTGCTCGTGGTCATTTTCTTCCGCGAACCGATCAGTCATAAAATTGAATTGGAAATCAAAAAAACATTGAGGCATAAAAAACATCAACACCATGAAGGCGATGGAAACGGATGA
- a CDS encoding PASTA domain-containing protein — MSLKKLLFTIIFVSGILGLLSFTFFYRILPSLTNKDQLVTVPDVKGMSLEEAKNFLKSKDLDFNISDSAYALDLKPLTVLKQYPSPNEKVKINRKINLVLNSQNPPVVSLPALKGMSLDFALQQIKSLDLKINTIEYKPDIAHNTVIEVKVNDSVVAAGEKIKKGTFIDLIIGMQTDKFPIPDFTGMELEDAEILIFGLNLETSKIHPVQDDNKLLNSIQRQLPLPGDTVRHGDQIELWVYNLRR, encoded by the coding sequence ATGTCTCTTAAAAAATTATTGTTCACTATTATTTTTGTTTCAGGAATACTCGGACTCCTTTCATTCACGTTTTTTTACAGAATCTTACCCTCCCTAACAAATAAAGATCAACTGGTTACGGTTCCAGATGTAAAAGGAATGAGTTTGGAAGAAGCAAAGAATTTCCTGAAATCTAAAGATCTTGATTTCAACATTTCCGACTCCGCATATGCTTTGGACTTAAAACCGTTAACCGTTTTAAAACAATATCCATCACCAAATGAAAAAGTTAAGATTAACCGAAAGATTAACCTGGTATTAAACTCACAAAATCCACCTGTGGTTAGTTTGCCAGCTCTAAAAGGAATGAGTCTTGATTTTGCGCTTCAGCAGATAAAATCCCTTGATCTAAAAATAAACACAATAGAATACAAACCAGACATAGCACATAATACGGTTATAGAAGTTAAAGTGAATGATTCTGTTGTGGCAGCTGGAGAAAAAATCAAAAAAGGAACATTTATTGATCTTATAATTGGCATGCAAACCGACAAATTCCCTATACCTGATTTTACAGGAATGGAGTTAGAGGATGCTGAAATTTTAATATTTGGTTTAAATCTTGAAACATCAAAGATTCATCCTGTTCAGGATGACAATAAGCTTTTAAATTCAATTCAAAGACAACTTCCACTACCTGGTGATACTGTTCGGCATGGTGACCAAATTGAGCTTTGGGTCTATAACCTCCGGAGATAG
- a CDS encoding MBL fold metallo-hydrolase has protein sequence MTFLILTSLAVALVLTAFLFIRFSPQFGGKPTAEQVKVFENSGHYVNGIFVNEIPTSMEMGFGKIMSILKDYIVGVPNQTPKDPLPVLPVDSLTIANKPDTLTRLTWFGHSSFLLEINGKNILIDPMFGPAPSPHPWLGKSRFTQGLPIAIEKLPHIDAVIYSHDHYDHLDYESVQKLKGKVSKFYTPLGVGAHLRAWGVSSAEIHELNWWEEIKHEELTFVCAPARHFSGRAFGDRFATLWASWIIQSSQQNIFFSGDSGYGPHFKTIGEKYGPFDFAMMECGQYDARWANIHMMPEETAQAAVDVKANVMMPIHWGTFVLALHTWKDPIERVTRKAAELNMPVATPRIGEPIVLNHPEMPAKKWWEEIQ, from the coding sequence GTGACATTCCTTATTCTTACAAGCCTGGCAGTGGCCCTAGTGTTGACTGCCTTTCTGTTCATTCGCTTCAGTCCGCAGTTTGGTGGTAAGCCCACGGCTGAACAGGTTAAGGTATTTGAAAATTCAGGGCACTACGTAAACGGCATTTTCGTCAACGAAATCCCCACGTCTATGGAAATGGGATTCGGCAAAATCATGTCGATTTTAAAAGATTACATAGTGGGTGTGCCGAACCAGACACCCAAAGATCCACTGCCTGTATTGCCGGTTGATTCGCTGACCATCGCAAACAAACCCGACACGCTAACGCGACTCACCTGGTTTGGGCATTCATCTTTCCTGCTGGAGATAAATGGGAAAAATATTTTGATTGATCCGATGTTTGGTCCTGCGCCATCGCCACATCCCTGGTTAGGCAAAAGTCGTTTTACCCAAGGCTTGCCCATTGCCATTGAAAAGCTCCCGCATATTGATGCGGTGATTTATTCGCACGATCATTATGATCACCTCGATTATGAATCGGTACAGAAGCTGAAAGGAAAAGTAAGTAAGTTTTATACCCCGCTTGGTGTCGGTGCTCACCTGCGCGCATGGGGTGTTTCCTCGGCTGAAATTCACGAACTCAATTGGTGGGAAGAAATAAAACACGAAGAGTTGACATTCGTGTGCGCACCCGCACGACATTTTTCCGGCAGGGCATTTGGTGATCGGTTTGCTACGCTGTGGGCATCGTGGATCATTCAAAGCAGCCAACAAAATATTTTCTTTAGTGGCGACAGCGGGTATGGCCCTCACTTTAAAACCATTGGTGAGAAGTATGGTCCGTTTGATTTTGCCATGATGGAATGCGGACAATATGATGCCCGCTGGGCCAACATCCACATGATGCCGGAAGAAACCGCCCAGGCAGCGGTTGATGTGAAGGCTAACGTGATGATGCCCATCCATTGGGGCACCTTTGTGTTGGCGCTTCATACCTGGAAAGATCCGATTGAACGAGTAACCAGAAAAGCAGCGGAACTCAACATGCCAGTTGCCACACCCCGTATTGGCGAACCCATTGTACTCAACCATCCGGAAATGCCTGCAAAAAAATGGTGGGAGGAAATTCAATAG
- a CDS encoding geranylgeranylglyceryl/heptaprenylglyceryl phosphate synthase, giving the protein MKILEALKENQKLGKKSIAVLIDPDKVSDASALQHLINLASENCIDYFFVGGSLVTTTNLSEIVQQIKQSVNLPVILFPGNSIQIEPSADGILFLSLISGRNPELLIGQHVVAAPIVRNTRLEVLPTGYMLISSGRTTSVAYISNTTPIPDDKYSLAACTAMAGEMLGLQLMYLDAGSGAEKEISARMISTVRKAIHTPLIVGGGINTAQKALTALEAGADMIVIGNALEKDPNLLIEIADKVYEWNESMTKDI; this is encoded by the coding sequence ATGAAAATTCTTGAGGCCTTAAAGGAAAATCAGAAGCTGGGTAAAAAATCCATTGCGGTTTTAATTGACCCCGACAAGGTAAGCGATGCTTCCGCCTTGCAACATCTCATTAACCTGGCCAGCGAAAACTGCATTGATTATTTTTTTGTAGGTGGTAGTTTGGTTACCACCACCAACCTGTCGGAGATCGTACAGCAGATCAAGCAAAGCGTAAATCTGCCGGTGATTTTGTTTCCCGGAAACTCCATACAAATTGAGCCTTCTGCTGATGGCATTTTGTTTTTATCACTCATCTCCGGGCGCAACCCTGAATTGCTGATTGGCCAACACGTAGTGGCTGCACCCATTGTGCGCAACACGCGCCTGGAAGTGCTGCCCACCGGGTATATGCTCATCAGCTCGGGCCGTACCACCTCGGTGGCCTACATCAGCAACACCACACCCATTCCAGACGATAAATATTCCTTAGCCGCCTGTACGGCTATGGCCGGTGAAATGCTGGGTTTGCAACTCATGTACCTCGATGCCGGCAGCGGTGCCGAAAAGGAAATCAGTGCGCGCATGATCAGCACCGTACGCAAAGCCATACACACACCGTTGATTGTGGGGGGCGGCATCAACACTGCCCAAAAAGCATTAACCGCCTTGGAAGCAGGTGCCGACATGATTGTGATTGGCAATGCCCTGGAAAAAGACCCAAACCTGCTCATTGAAATTGCCGATAAGGTGTATGAGTGGAATGAGAGTATGACTAAGGATATTTAA